The sequence TCCGTTCTTGATAACTTGGTGAAAGGCGCTTCGGGCCAAGCAATTCAAAATATGAACATAATGTTCAGTTTGGACGAAAAGATGGGATTAAATGGTCTTGGTCTGGTACCATAGTATGGAACACTGATCGAAAATAAGAATGTTTTCTTAGAGTTTTGTATATGAAACTCGTGGCCTTATTACGGATCGAATGGTCTTACGCAAACGGAGATTAATTATGGAAGTCGTTGCCCAGAAGGCAGAACAATTGGTTTTTACTGAATCAGCTGCAAGCAAAGTCAAAGAACTGATTATCGAAGAAGGTAACGAAGATCTAAAATTGAGGGTGTTTGTATCTGGAGGAGGTTGCTCAGGATTCCAGTACGGATTCACCTTCGATGAAGAGATTAACGAGGACGATGCTCAAGTTGAGAAAAACGGGGTTCAGTTAGTGATCGATGCGATGAGCTATCAATACCTTGTCGGCGCTGAAATTGATTATCAGGAGGGGATCGATGGGGCTCAATTTGTCATTAAGAACCCTAATGCTACGTCGACCTGCGGATGCGGTTCTTCTTTTTCCGCATAGGTTTTATTCAAACGAGTCGGCGCTTAACAAATTCAGTATTAATTAATTAAGTTTGTCTCATTAGTCTGATTTGTTGCGGTCCGATTTAGTCGATTTAGAAGGAGTTTTGCTGCGGCCACTTGTGAATCGAAATCTTTTTTAAGTTTTTTACTGATGGGAGGTCCTGGCTGTACGATTGTCTTAGAAGGGTCTACTTGGTTTCCATGCACTAAAAATTCATAATGCAGATGTGGTCCGGTCGCTAAACCACTTGCGCCTACGTAACCAATTATCTGCCCTTGCTCTACTTTAGAGCCTTTCTTTAGTTTTTTAGCGTATTTCGATAAATGCGCATACCGGGTTGATACACCGCTCGTGTGTTGTATTTCGATAAAGTGGCCGTAAGCGCCTTTGGTTCCAAGATAACGTATAGTCCCTTTGCTCGCCGCCATGATTGGCGTGCCTGTCGGTGCGCCGTAGTCAACGCCCTTGTGCGACCTCCATTTTTTCAAGATGGGGTGTAGCCTGTATGTTGAAAACCCGGATGTGACTCGAGAAAACCTCAGGGGCGACCTCAGAAATGAATTTTTAATATTTTCACCGTTTTCGGTGTAGTAGCCACTTTGACCTGTTTTGCGGGCTGTAAAGAAAAAGGCCCTATGCACTTCTCCACGGTTAATGAATTCTATGGCTTGAATTTGACCGGAGGAGATGTAACTATTATCCAAATAGTTCTCTGAGTACAATATTGAAAATTGATCCCCGCTTCTAATGTCCCGATTAAAGTCAATTTTGCTAGACAGTATCTC is a genomic window of Pseudomonadota bacterium containing:
- the erpA gene encoding iron-sulfur cluster insertion protein ErpA, which codes for MEVVAQKAEQLVFTESAASKVKELIIEEGNEDLKLRVFVSGGGCSGFQYGFTFDEEINEDDAQVEKNGVQLVIDAMSYQYLVGAEIDYQEGIDGAQFVIKNPNATSTCGCGSSFSA
- a CDS encoding peptidoglycan DD-metalloendopeptidase family protein; amino-acid sequence: MILTAALLLMFGCIVALSYSPREIEKRKVTQPLDISTVPNGGVSELSKLGLFVREEIVERGDTFSTILSRLRIDNPELSKFLTASKAARKRLKLKTGDSIRSIGDHNGAITKITILSRNGNATDIIPAGTGFEIASTEFENRQLFGSGIIQSSLYKALDTNGMSDNLGPEIAEILSSKIDFNRDIRSGDQFSILYSENYLDNSYISSGQIQAIEFINRGEVHRAFFFTARKTGQSGYYTENGENIKNSFLRSPLRFSRVTSGFSTYRLHPILKKWRSHKGVDYGAPTGTPIMAASKGTIRYLGTKGAYGHFIEIQHTSGVSTRYAHLSKYAKKLKKGSKVEQGQIIGYVGASGLATGPHLHYEFLVHGNQVDPSKTIVQPGPPISKKLKKDFDSQVAAAKLLLNRLNRTATNQTNETNLIN